A genomic window from Candidatus Schekmanbacteria bacterium includes:
- a CDS encoding DUF3368 domain-containing protein produces MMGRLLSNTGPVIALALIDRIDILQKLFQQVSIPEAVHKELLEGGSSGHGLSAYNKATWIQVLSLSSALDPLLQTVLDYGEASVIQLAREIKADYVLIDERKGRKIAREIFSLKVIGTARILVEAKRTGIIDSVGDALNLMRDSGYRLHDNIIRYALKESKEL; encoded by the coding sequence ATGATGGGACGCCTTTTGTCAAACACGGGACCTGTTATTGCCCTTGCCCTTATTGATCGCATAGACATCCTTCAAAAGCTCTTTCAGCAGGTTTCCATTCCCGAAGCCGTCCACAAAGAGCTGCTTGAAGGTGGCAGCTCCGGACATGGTCTGTCAGCGTACAATAAGGCGACTTGGATTCAGGTGTTGTCTTTATCAAGTGCCTTGGACCCTTTACTTCAAACAGTTCTGGATTACGGAGAGGCATCTGTTATTCAGCTCGCTCGTGAGATAAAAGCTGACTATGTTTTGATAGATGAACGGAAAGGGAGGAAGATCGCCCGTGAAATTTTTAGTCTTAAGGTAATCGGCACTGCGCGTATCCTTGTAGAGGCTAAGAGAACAGGTATCATTGACAGTGTCGGGGATGCTCTTAACCTAATGAGGGACAGCGGCTACCGTTTGCATGATAATATTATTCGCTACGCACTAAAGGAATCCAAGGAGCTTTAA
- a CDS encoding UPF0175 family protein: MKTLAIKYPESILALLNLSPEMFEQEAKNALAVKLYEMGRLTSGQAAALIGISRVAFLLSCSRYGAATVDWDNEELEAEFEDMEL; this comes from the coding sequence TCCTGAGTCAATCCTTGCGTTGCTCAACCTCAGTCCCGAGATGTTTGAGCAGGAGGCAAAGAACGCGCTTGCTGTGAAGCTCTACGAGATGGGTAGATTGACATCAGGGCAGGCAGCAGCCCTGATTGGCATATCACGTGTTGCTTTTCTCCTGAGTTGCTCACGCTATGGCGCTGCTACTGTTGATTGGGATAATGAGGAACTCGAAGCTGAGTTTGAGGATATGGAGTTATGA